From a single Nicotiana tomentosiformis chromosome 2, ASM39032v3, whole genome shotgun sequence genomic region:
- the LOC117273664 gene encoding uncharacterized protein, producing the protein MAEELKKLTSRVQGVEGGKSIEDLNYEDFCIQPNVELSEGYKPPKFEMFDRTGDPNVHLRTYCDKLVGVQKDKRIHMKLFMRSLTGDALSWYISHNPKKWVSWVSMASDFTDRFRFNTENLPDVFYIQNLKKKPTEIFCEYATRWRSEATKVRPALEEDQMKKFFVRAQDPQYYEMLMVIENHKFSDIIKLGERIEEVIKSGMVTNFEPLQATNKAL; encoded by the coding sequence atgGCAGAGGAGCTTAAGAAGCTCACAAGCCGAGTCCAGGGTGTTGAAGGGGGTAAAAGCATTGAGGATTTGAACTATGAAGATTTCTGTATTCAGCCAAACGTAGAACtgtcggagggttacaaacctcccaagttcgagaTGTTTGACAGAACAGGTGACCCAAATGTGCATCTAAGGACATACTGTGACAAGCTCGTAGGAGttcaaaaagacaaaaggattcacatgaaactgttcatgagaagccttaCTGGAGACGCCCTATCATGGTACATCAGCCACaatccaaagaagtgggttagctgggtaagcatggcatcagattttacggatcggttcaggtttaataCGGAAAATTTGCCAGATGTCTTCTATAtccagaatctcaagaagaagccaacagagATTTTCTGTgagtatgctactcgatggagATCGGAAGCTACGAAAGTAAGGCCGGCATTGGAAGAAGATCAGATGAAGAAGTTCTTCGTCCGGGCCCAGGATCCACAATACTACGAAATGTTAATGGTTATCGAGAATCAcaaattctccgacatcatcaaattgggtgAAAGGATTGAAGAAGTGATCAAGAGCGGAATGGTAACTAATTTTGAGCCATTACAGGCTACGAATAAAGCTTTGTAG